CCTTCTTCAGTCAGAATACGGCGTTCCTTAATGCCCGTTCGTGTGACTATCCACTCATCATTGGTGTCAACAATGCGCGAAAGTTCCTCATTATTGAGGACATAGTCGGGCACATAGCCAGCAACACCAGTGATGATAGCGTTGATATTTCCCATTATTCAGCTACTTCCTTAACAACAGCAACCTTGCCTCTGTAGTAACCACAAGTAGGACATACAGTGTGGTAAACATAATAAGCGCTACAGTTTGGACATACTGCCAACGTAGGAGCTACTGCCTTATCATGCGTTCTTCTCTTGAGTGTACGAGTCTTTGACTGTCTTCTTTTAGGATGTG
The nucleotide sequence above comes from Segatella oris. Encoded proteins:
- the rpmF gene encoding 50S ribosomal protein L32; translated protein: MAHPKRRQSKTRTLKRRTHDKAVAPTLAVCPNCSAYYVYHTVCPTCGYYRGKVAVVKEVAE